From one Melioribacteraceae bacterium genomic stretch:
- a CDS encoding ABC transporter permease, producing the protein MTKAIQHLGRKTLLFFEELGEITILFLRILKFAPSLIKHRWHLLQQMEHIGVNSLPLVIIIAVFTGAVAAWQAAFQLKGLAPLSFLGTATTRAIITELGPVLTAIVIAGRVGASIAAEIGSMKVTEQIDALKTMGISPIRYLAVPRFFAAVMMMPVLIIIANAIAIIGAFFISNYFLDISFNVFFDSARRFFELGDFFFGLVKGIFFGGITSLLGCHIGFATEGGAEGVGNSTIRSFVLSSAMILIIDYVLWSIIF; encoded by the coding sequence ATGACAAAAGCAATTCAACATTTGGGAAGAAAGACTCTTTTATTTTTTGAGGAACTAGGTGAGATTACAATTCTATTCTTGAGAATCTTAAAATTTGCTCCAAGTTTAATAAAACACAGGTGGCATCTTCTTCAGCAAATGGAACACATTGGTGTCAACTCTCTTCCGCTTGTCATAATTATTGCTGTGTTTACAGGTGCGGTAGCCGCTTGGCAAGCTGCTTTTCAATTAAAAGGACTTGCTCCTTTGTCATTTCTTGGTACAGCAACAACGAGAGCAATTATAACGGAACTTGGTCCAGTTTTAACGGCAATTGTTATTGCCGGTAGAGTCGGCGCTTCCATTGCCGCCGAAATTGGTTCTATGAAAGTGACCGAACAAATTGACGCACTTAAAACTATGGGAATCTCTCCGATTAGATATTTAGCCGTACCAAGATTTTTTGCGGCGGTAATGATGATGCCGGTATTAATAATTATTGCAAACGCGATTGCAATTATCGGCGCTTTCTTTATCTCAAATTATTTTTTGGATATTTCATTTAATGTGTTCTTTGATTCTGCAAGAAGATTTTTTGAACTTGGCGATTTTTTCTTTGGTCTTGTTAAAGGAATTTTCTTCGGTGGAATAACTTCTTTACTTGGTTGTCACATTGGCTTTGCAACCGAAGGCGGTGCCGAAGGAGTAGGCAACTCCACAATCCGTTCATTCGTCCTCAGTTCCGCAATGATTCTTATAATTGACTATGTTCTTTGGTCAATTATATTTTAG
- a CDS encoding branched-chain amino acid aminotransferase: MGNISFDIMERESKVEIPEKLIFGRTFTDHVFEMDYDSALGGWHSPTIKERTKLELSPAAMVLHYGQSIFEGLKAYKHRDGKIALFRPEKNIERLNNSAERMCIPQVDSKLLLEAMLELVKLEQNWIPTLPGHALYIRPVVFATDPFLGVKPSTNYKLIIMLSPVGPYYPEGFKPVPILATNEYVRAVRKGVGDCKTAGNYAASLFAQREAIKQGYTQVLWLDAIHLRYLEEVGTMNIFVKFKNEIATPNLTGSILPGVTRLSALQIMRDWGLNVNERLIGIDEILERYDNGSLEEMFGTGTAAVISCVGRLKYKDRILKMCEDTGGDFSKKLYNELTGIQNGTIEDRYNWLTYVD; encoded by the coding sequence ATGGGAAATATTAGTTTCGATATTATGGAGCGTGAGTCAAAGGTTGAGATTCCGGAAAAATTAATCTTCGGTAGAACATTTACTGATCATGTATTTGAAATGGATTACGACTCCGCACTTGGTGGATGGCATTCACCAACAATTAAAGAAAGAACTAAACTTGAACTGAGTCCTGCCGCAATGGTTTTACATTACGGACAATCTATATTTGAAGGACTTAAAGCTTACAAACATCGAGATGGGAAAATTGCATTGTTCAGACCCGAAAAAAATATTGAACGATTAAACAACTCTGCCGAAAGAATGTGCATCCCTCAAGTGGACTCAAAACTTTTACTCGAAGCGATGCTAGAGTTGGTAAAATTAGAGCAGAATTGGATACCAACTTTACCGGGACATGCACTTTATATTCGCCCTGTTGTATTCGCAACCGATCCTTTTCTTGGTGTAAAACCATCGACAAATTATAAATTAATTATAATGTTAAGTCCGGTTGGTCCATATTATCCCGAAGGCTTCAAACCCGTTCCTATACTTGCGACAAATGAATATGTTCGTGCTGTTCGTAAAGGTGTCGGGGATTGCAAAACTGCTGGTAATTATGCCGCAAGTTTATTTGCACAACGTGAAGCAATTAAACAAGGTTATACTCAAGTCTTGTGGCTTGATGCTATTCATCTAAGATATCTTGAAGAAGTAGGTACAATGAATATCTTCGTTAAATTTAAAAATGAAATTGCTACTCCAAATTTGACCGGGTCAATATTACCCGGCGTTACAAGATTATCAGCACTCCAAATTATGAGAGATTGGGGTTTGAATGTGAATGAAAGATTAATCGGAATTGATGAAATACTTGAAAGATATGATAACGGTAGCCTTGAAGAAATGTTCGGTACCGGAACTGCCGCTGTAATTTCTTGTGTAGGTAGATTAAAATATAAAGATAGAATCCTAAAAATGTGCGAAGATACCGGCGGAGATTTCAGTAAAAAACTTTACAACGAATTAACCGGAATTCAAAACGGCACTATTGAAGATAGATATAATTGGCTTACCTATGTTGATTAA
- a CDS encoding T9SS type A sorting domain-containing protein yields the protein MRGILHLLLTFMFINIISFAQVEFSIGSPPATIDFNSFTGNGFSPTPAAGQLNSNEWIVQGLSDGVLSFGGTATTGDFARGASVGGVSTGGIYSFAVGFENFALGAQPTALDMNPGHFILRLQNTGSTPITELSLSYVIWVFNDEARSSSFNFSYSTDNSSYIDVSAADFTTPEAADDPAAWVSTNRNINLTSLDVAENDFLYLRWSTADVSGPSFRDEIALDDITFTSVLPVELTSFNAEFVDNSVRLNWETATETNNAGFEVQRQNSELGTQNSEWEVLTFIHGHGTTNSPKYYSYTDNDLPDLDKVFYRLRQIDNDGTDAYSKTVEVDLGGVTSVEDEMQFEFALEQNYPNPFNPVTTINFTLPNVGTTHELSQQAKFTVYNLLGQEVRTLVNEVKSAGSYQIQFDASDLPSGIYFYSLTYGNHIQTRKLALLK from the coding sequence ATGAGAGGTATATTACATTTGCTTTTAACCTTCATGTTTATAAATATTATTTCCTTCGCTCAAGTTGAATTCTCAATAGGTTCGCCACCAGCTACAATTGATTTTAATTCCTTCACGGGTAATGGTTTTTCGCCAACTCCAGCAGCAGGTCAACTAAATTCTAATGAGTGGATTGTTCAAGGACTTTCAGATGGGGTTCTATCATTTGGTGGAACAGCTACCACTGGTGACTTTGCACGTGGTGCAAGCGTAGGTGGCGTATCAACTGGTGGTATTTATTCTTTTGCAGTAGGTTTTGAAAATTTTGCGCTTGGAGCGCAACCTACCGCTCTTGATATGAACCCAGGCCATTTTATTCTCAGACTTCAAAATACTGGTTCTACCCCTATTACTGAATTATCACTCTCTTATGTAATTTGGGTTTTTAACGATGAAGCTCGGTCTAGTTCGTTTAATTTTAGTTATTCAACTGACAATTCGTCATATATCGACGTCTCAGCAGCGGATTTTACAACGCCTGAAGCGGCTGATGATCCAGCAGCTTGGGTATCAACTAATAGAAATATAAACTTGACTTCATTGGACGTTGCTGAAAATGATTTTTTATATCTCCGTTGGAGTACCGCTGATGTAAGTGGTCCAAGTTTTCGTGATGAGATTGCACTTGATGACATAACATTTACTTCCGTACTTCCGGTAGAACTAACTTCCTTCAATGCTGAATTTGTTGATAATTCTGTTAGACTAAATTGGGAAACCGCAACTGAAACAAACAATGCAGGATTTGAAGTCCAAAGGCAGAACTCAGAACTCGGAACTCAGAATTCTGAATGGGAAGTTTTAACATTTATACACGGACATGGTACAACCAACTCACCAAAATATTATTCTTATACTGATAACGATTTACCAGATTTAGATAAAGTTTTTTACCGATTAAGACAAATTGATAATGATGGTACTGATGCTTACTCGAAAACTGTGGAAGTTGATCTTGGTGGTGTAACTAGTGTTGAAGATGAAATGCAGTTTGAATTCGCGTTAGAACAAAATTATCCTAATCCGTTTAATCCGGTAACAACAATTAATTTTACACTTCCAAACGTAGGGACAACTCATGAGTTGTCCCAACAAGCGAAGTTTACAGTTTATAATTTGCTTGGTCAAGAAGTTCGTACTTTAGTAAATGAAGTAAAATCTGCCGGAAGTTATCAAATACAATTTGATGCAAGTGATTTACCGAGCGGAATTTATTTTTATTCGCTTACTTATGGTAATCATATTCAAACTCGTAAACTGGCACTTCTAAAATAA
- a CDS encoding aminotransferase class I/II-fold pyridoxal phosphate-dependent enzyme produces MSNFVIKPAVRTEKITYAVRDIIVLANEVAKTGKEMLYLNIGDPNLYDFEPPRHMVDATYNAMLKNKNGYSPSSGIKEAIEAIEKEAERKGIKNIHDIFVTTGASEAIELAVTALVNQGENILTPTPGYPLYTAISSKLMAYENPYYLNEANGWQPDIEDIKSKINDKTKGIIIINPNNPTGSNSNYDTLKELVDLAVEKNLVIFADEIYDKLLFDGQKHVSIASISPDAPVITFGGLSKNYMVPGFRIGWGVVSGQKEMLKDYIEAINKMLRARLSANHPEQYGIKPALQGDQSHLAVAMEKLHKRRDMTYEMLNSVEGISCVKPEGAFYAFPKIELNKQNDNHFVAELIKETGVVVVPGTGFGQVPGTNHMRVVFLPQDDVLEKAYEKIVAFYKKYKEEFDK; encoded by the coding sequence ATGTCAAATTTTGTAATCAAACCAGCAGTCAGAACTGAAAAAATAACTTATGCAGTGAGAGATATTATTGTATTAGCAAATGAAGTCGCAAAAACTGGTAAAGAGATGTTATACTTAAATATCGGCGATCCTAACTTATATGATTTTGAACCGCCGCGTCACATGGTAGATGCAACTTACAATGCAATGTTAAAAAACAAAAACGGTTATTCACCTTCGTCGGGGATTAAAGAAGCGATTGAAGCTATAGAAAAAGAAGCTGAACGAAAAGGAATCAAAAATATTCACGATATATTTGTAACAACCGGCGCAAGTGAAGCGATCGAACTTGCCGTGACTGCATTAGTAAACCAAGGTGAAAATATCTTAACTCCAACACCGGGATATCCATTATACACAGCAATCTCAAGTAAATTAATGGCTTATGAAAATCCGTATTATCTAAATGAAGCAAACGGATGGCAGCCGGATATCGAAGATATTAAAAGTAAGATTAACGACAAGACAAAGGGAATAATAATAATTAATCCGAATAATCCAACGGGATCAAATAGTAATTATGATACTTTGAAAGAATTAGTTGATCTAGCTGTAGAAAAGAATCTTGTAATCTTTGCAGATGAAATTTATGATAAACTTTTATTCGATGGACAAAAACATGTATCGATTGCATCTATTAGTCCCGATGCACCGGTAATAACTTTTGGCGGATTGTCTAAAAATTATATGGTGCCGGGATTCAGAATTGGTTGGGGAGTGGTTAGCGGACAAAAAGAAATGTTGAAAGATTATATTGAAGCGATAAATAAAATGCTTCGTGCAAGACTTTCGGCTAATCATCCCGAACAATACGGAATTAAACCGGCATTGCAGGGAGATCAATCTCATTTAGCAGTTGCAATGGAAAAACTTCACAAGAGAAGGGACATGACTTATGAGATGCTGAATTCCGTTGAAGGAATTTCATGCGTTAAACCCGAAGGTGCATTTTACGCTTTCCCAAAAATTGAACTGAATAAACAAAATGATAATCACTTTGTTGCCGAGTTAATTAAAGAAACCGGAGTTGTTGTTGTACCGGGAACAGGATTCGGTCAAGTTCCGGGAACGAATCATATGCGCGTTGTTTTCTTACCGCAAGATGATGTTCTCGAAAAAGCTTATGAAAAGATTGTTGCGTTTTATAAGAAGTACAAAGAAGAATTTGATAAATGA
- a CDS encoding pitrilysin family protein, whose translation MNKTLNILQNNKITVLPNGIRVISEKLPYVKSFSLGFWFDTGSRDENDSNNGISHFIEHMLFKGTTKRSAAKIADEIESLGGYLNAFTSKEHTCYYGRGLSQHIEKTFEVLSDMIQNPAFKNSEIKKEATVIVDELYDIEDNPEELIFDKFESAIFNGNELSRPIIGTEKNILRFKREDLREYVNKSYTFNNLFIVASGAVEHNDLLKFVEKYLTKPLNGIAQKRKPTVLKQSDDLHVYKEIQQSHFIIGKPTYGYNDKRRVQISLLSHILGEGSSSRLFQSIREKNGIAYQVNSFLNSFFDISTFGVYLSTSDKMINKAVDLIAIEFKKMRSKKITQKELNKAKEYFKGSIFMSLESTTNRMIRLANSMIYFNRTKPLKETIADIDRVTPSDILEISNQLLNEDSMNKVIISSKNLLLYSAA comes from the coding sequence TTGAACAAAACACTGAATATTTTGCAAAATAATAAAATTACTGTTTTACCAAACGGAATTAGGGTAATTTCCGAGAAGCTTCCTTATGTCAAATCATTTTCATTAGGATTTTGGTTTGATACCGGATCAAGAGATGAAAACGATTCAAATAATGGAATCAGTCACTTCATTGAACATATGCTCTTCAAAGGAACAACAAAAAGATCGGCTGCAAAAATTGCAGATGAAATTGAATCACTCGGCGGTTACTTGAATGCGTTCACTTCAAAAGAACATACATGTTATTATGGCAGAGGACTGTCGCAGCATATTGAGAAAACTTTTGAAGTTCTCTCGGATATGATTCAAAATCCAGCATTCAAGAATTCTGAAATAAAGAAAGAAGCAACAGTTATTGTTGATGAACTTTATGACATCGAAGACAATCCTGAAGAATTGATATTTGATAAATTTGAATCCGCGATATTTAACGGGAACGAATTAAGCAGACCGATAATCGGGACAGAGAAAAACATTCTCCGTTTTAAGCGTGAGGATTTACGAGAGTATGTAAATAAAAGTTATACATTTAATAATCTTTTTATAGTTGCCTCGGGCGCTGTTGAGCATAATGATTTATTAAAATTTGTTGAAAAATATTTAACAAAACCGCTTAATGGTATTGCCCAAAAACGTAAACCGACAGTTCTAAAACAGTCTGATGATCTTCATGTTTACAAAGAAATTCAGCAATCACATTTCATTATCGGAAAACCTACATATGGTTACAATGATAAAAGGAGAGTGCAAATAAGTCTGCTTTCACATATTCTTGGTGAAGGAAGCAGTTCAAGGTTATTCCAATCAATTCGAGAAAAAAACGGAATTGCGTATCAGGTTAATAGTTTCTTAAATTCGTTTTTCGATATTTCTACTTTTGGCGTATATCTTTCAACAAGTGATAAGATGATAAATAAAGCCGTTGATTTAATTGCTATTGAATTCAAAAAAATGCGAAGTAAAAAAATCACTCAAAAAGAATTAAACAAAGCCAAAGAATACTTCAAAGGAAGTATTTTTATGAGTTTGGAAAGCACGACAAATAGAATGATCAGACTTGCAAATTCAATGATATATTTTAATCGAACAAAACCTTTGAAAGAAACAATCGCCGACATTGATAGAGTAACACCATCAGATATTTTAGAAATTTCAAACCAATTGTTGAATGAAGATTCTATGAATAAAGTGATAATTAGTTCGAAAAATTTATTGCTTTATTCAGCAGCATAA
- a CDS encoding T9SS type A sorting domain-containing protein: protein MRKLFLAILLVSLFHGINAQTLYLEENFNFTGLLTNNGWTAHSGGGTNPVSTSTGLTFTDYAMSGIGNAASLSNTGEDVNRSFTSINSGNIYISFLINVGDAPNGYFLHLRSSTSHYSRVWVTEDGTGDFELGLSKFSEAESYTDNNYSFGTTYLIVIKYTFNNTTSDDDVVTMYVFADGADFSSEPVTSTLGPLGVGTADFSSFENISLRQYTSTQDIIIDGIRVSDSWSQAPLPVELTKFEAEYANNSVQLNWETATETNNAGFEVQRQNSELGTQNSEWEVLTFIPGHGTTNSPKYYSYTDNDLPDLDKVFYRLRQIDNDGTDAYSKTVEVDLGGVTSVEDEMQFEFALEQNYPNPFNPVTTINFTLPSVGTTHELSLQAKLTVYNLLGQEVHTLVNEVKSAGSYQIQFDASDLPSGIYFYSLTYGNHNQTRKLALLK, encoded by the coding sequence ATGAGGAAATTATTTCTAGCTATTTTATTAGTATCTTTATTTCATGGAATCAATGCTCAGACTCTTTATCTGGAGGAAAATTTTAATTTTACAGGTTTGTTAACCAATAATGGATGGACAGCTCATAGTGGTGGGGGTACCAACCCAGTTTCTACCTCAACTGGTTTGACCTTTACTGATTATGCGATGTCTGGTATCGGAAATGCAGCATCTTTATCAAACACTGGAGAAGATGTAAATAGAAGTTTTACATCCATTAATTCAGGTAATATATATATATCTTTCCTTATAAATGTTGGGGATGCTCCAAATGGGTATTTCTTACATCTAAGATCTAGTACATCTCATTATAGTAGAGTATGGGTTACAGAAGATGGGACCGGCGATTTTGAGTTAGGGCTCTCAAAATTTTCTGAAGCTGAGAGTTATACTGACAATAATTATTCATTCGGTACTACATATCTAATTGTTATTAAGTATACATTTAATAACACCACTTCTGATGATGATGTTGTTACTATGTACGTTTTTGCAGATGGTGCTGACTTTAGTTCTGAACCCGTAACTTCTACATTAGGTCCACTAGGTGTTGGGACTGCTGATTTTTCCTCATTTGAGAATATATCATTAAGACAATATACAAGTACTCAAGACATTATAATTGATGGCATTCGTGTCTCCGATTCTTGGTCTCAAGCTCCCCTTCCTGTAGAACTGACCAAATTCGAAGCAGAATATGCCAACAACTCAGTCCAACTAAATTGGGAAACCGCAACCGAGACAAACAACGCCGGGTTTGAAGTCCAACGGCAGAATTCAGAACTCGGAACTCAGAATTCAGAATGGGAAGTTTTAACATTTATACCCGGTCATGGAACAACTAACTCACCAAAATATTATTCTTATACTGATAACGATTTACCAGATTTAGATAAAGTTTTTTACCGATTAAGACAAATTGATAATGATGGTACTGATGCTTACTCGAAAACTGTGGAAGTTGATCTTGGCGGTGTAACTAGTGTTGAAGATGAAATGCAGTTTGAATTTGCGTTGGAGCAAAATTATCCAAATCCGTTTAATCCGGTTACAACAATTAATTTTACACTTCCCAGCGTAGGGACAACTCATGAGTTGTCCCTACAAGCAAAGTTGACAGTTTATAATTTGCTTGGTCAAGAAGTTCATACTCTAGTAAATGAAGTAAAATCTGCCGGAAGTTATCAAATACAATTTGATGCAAGTGATTTACCGAGCGGAATTTATTTCTATTCGCTTACTTATGGTAATCATAATCAAACTCGTAAACTTGCGCTTCTAAAATAG
- a CDS encoding YhcH/YjgK/YiaL family protein, producing MIFDSITNSDLYYGLGEKFKTAFEFLKNTDLENLPLEKIEIDGDNVFAIPQKYITVDDHEKNWEAHRKYIDLQYIISGSENIGFVLIDYLDEFQDYDLENDYELLSGEGDYVQINDGEFAIFFPDDAHKPGLKVGENEEVHKIVIKIKVN from the coding sequence ATGATATTCGATTCAATTACAAATAGCGATTTATATTATGGTCTTGGTGAAAAATTCAAAACAGCATTCGAATTTTTAAAGAATACCGATCTTGAAAATTTACCGTTAGAAAAAATTGAAATAGATGGTGATAATGTGTTTGCAATCCCGCAAAAATATATTACCGTTGATGATCATGAGAAAAATTGGGAAGCTCACAGAAAGTACATTGATTTACAATACATAATTAGTGGTTCCGAAAATATTGGATTCGTCTTAATTGATTATCTGGATGAATTTCAGGATTACGATCTAGAAAATGATTATGAGTTACTCTCCGGTGAAGGTGACTATGTACAAATTAACGATGGTGAGTTTGCAATATTTTTCCCCGATGACGCACATAAACCGGGATTGAAAGTCGGCGAGAACGAAGAAGTTCATAAAATAGTAATTAAAATAAAAGTGAATTAA
- the nuoH gene encoding NADH-quinone oxidoreductase subunit NuoH, producing MTILEIVIITMIRIVIIVSVLLLTVSYLVYFERKISAWTQNRIGPNRVGWRGALQPFADVGKLLLKEDIVPSASIKSIHTLAPFIALFIAFSTYAVIPIGPDITIFGYNIPLVVADVNIGILYVLALTSLGVYGITLAGWSSGSKYSLLGGIRASAQMISYEVSMGFSIAGVVLFAGSLSPVAIVESQNGWMWNAILQPIGFITFTISAFAETNRLPFDLPEAEPELVGGYHTEYSSMKFAGFFLAEYANMIIASALIVTLYLGGWQVPYIDKLGLGETLTVLIQIGSFFVKMGAMLFFFIWVRWSIPRFRYDQLMSLGWKVMFPLALANVVWVALLIMIFNI from the coding sequence ATGACGATTCTCGAAATTGTAATTATTACGATGATAAGAATAGTAATAATAGTTAGTGTATTACTGTTGACGGTTTCTTATCTGGTTTACTTCGAAAGGAAAATCAGTGCATGGACACAAAACAGAATCGGTCCAAATCGAGTCGGATGGCGAGGTGCCCTTCAACCTTTTGCTGATGTTGGTAAACTTTTACTTAAGGAAGATATTGTTCCAAGTGCATCAATAAAATCGATTCATACTTTAGCGCCGTTCATCGCTTTATTTATTGCATTTTCAACTTATGCTGTTATTCCGATTGGTCCGGATATCACAATTTTTGGCTACAATATTCCGCTTGTAGTAGCAGATGTCAATATTGGTATTTTATATGTATTAGCATTGACATCTCTCGGTGTTTATGGAATTACACTCGCCGGTTGGTCATCGGGCAGTAAATATTCATTGTTAGGTGGAATTCGTGCTTCTGCACAAATGATTTCATACGAAGTTTCAATGGGATTTTCAATCGCCGGTGTTGTACTGTTTGCCGGTTCATTGAGTCCTGTTGCAATTGTTGAATCACAAAATGGCTGGATGTGGAACGCAATCCTACAACCCATCGGATTTATTACATTTACAATTTCTGCATTTGCCGAAACAAATCGTTTACCATTTGATTTACCGGAAGCTGAACCGGAACTTGTTGGTGGGTATCATACCGAATACAGCAGCATGAAATTTGCGGGATTCTTTTTGGCTGAATACGCAAACATGATTATTGCAAGCGCATTAATCGTAACTTTATATTTAGGCGGATGGCAAGTACCTTATATCGATAAGTTAGGGCTAGGTGAGACATTAACCGTTTTGATTCAAATTGGTTCTTTTTTCGTAAAAATGGGTGCGATGCTATTCTTCTTTATTTGGGTAAGATGGAGTATCCCAAGATTCAGATATGATCAATTGATGTCGCTTGGCTGGAAAGTGATGTTTCCGTTAGCTCTTGCAAATGTTGTTTGGGTTGCATTATTGATTATGATTTTCAACATTTAG
- a CDS encoding 2Fe-2S iron-sulfur cluster-binding protein: MPKLIVDGQELEFKQGQTVIEAARENGIEIPHFCWHPKLSISGNCRVCLVEIEKMPKLAIACSTLASDGMVVHTKSEKTLTARNAVMEFILINHPLDCPICDEAGECKLQDYAFQHGYGESRFDEIKNRKEKRVELGPRIMFDGERCISCSRCIRFSDEIAKENQLTFVQRGDRVTITTFPGEEFDNAYTLNTVDICPVGALTSRDFRFKSRVWDMSSTKTICPGCARGCNIDMWVRNNEILRLTPRENLKVNDYWMCDWGRLNTFKFVNADDRINGASIRENGEIRKVSIDEAIGKAANELKKYKNNEIAFIGSAFATCEDNFTLAKFAKEHFSASNLDFARFINENDQDEILIRADKTPNSWGAENTGIKPGSSGQDLSGIISEIKKNNIKALLIMEDNIAVISEDYANALKKLELLIVFAVNENETTKLAHIVLPASAYAEKNGTFVNFEGRIQRIRPAVLTTEMERSLEGMSMSRLDKFGTKYDSWASGKRINAKPSWKLLSMLSQEMGGNIDYQMAEDVFDDIVKSNKDFNGLDYDIIGEQGVKIGNLIKVKETV; the protein is encoded by the coding sequence ATGCCAAAGTTAATTGTTGATGGTCAAGAATTAGAATTCAAACAAGGACAAACCGTAATTGAAGCCGCAAGAGAAAACGGAATTGAAATTCCTCACTTTTGCTGGCACCCAAAACTATCTATTTCTGGTAACTGCCGTGTTTGTCTAGTTGAAATTGAGAAGATGCCTAAACTTGCAATTGCTTGTTCAACATTAGCATCCGATGGTATGGTTGTCCACACCAAATCAGAAAAAACTTTAACTGCACGCAATGCAGTGATGGAATTTATTTTAATTAACCATCCTCTTGATTGCCCGATTTGTGATGAAGCCGGTGAATGTAAACTTCAAGATTACGCATTTCAACATGGTTATGGCGAAAGCCGTTTTGATGAAATAAAAAACAGAAAAGAAAAACGAGTTGAACTTGGACCAAGAATCATGTTTGATGGTGAACGATGCATCTCTTGTTCACGATGTATTCGATTCTCTGATGAAATTGCTAAAGAAAATCAACTTACATTTGTTCAACGCGGGGATAGAGTTACAATCACAACTTTTCCCGGAGAAGAGTTTGATAATGCTTACACACTAAACACGGTTGACATTTGTCCCGTTGGTGCTTTAACTAGCAGAGATTTCAGATTCAAATCACGTGTTTGGGATATGTCCTCGACAAAAACAATTTGTCCCGGTTGTGCTAGAGGCTGCAACATAGATATGTGGGTTCGCAACAATGAAATTTTAAGATTAACTCCAAGAGAGAATTTAAAAGTTAATGATTATTGGATGTGCGACTGGGGAAGATTAAACACATTCAAATTTGTTAATGCCGATGATCGAATTAACGGCGCATCGATTCGCGAAAATGGTGAAATAAGAAAAGTAAGTATTGATGAAGCAATTGGTAAAGCTGCAAATGAATTAAAAAAATATAAAAACAATGAAATAGCATTTATCGGTTCTGCATTCGCAACATGTGAAGATAATTTTACACTAGCAAAGTTTGCTAAAGAACATTTCTCTGCTTCAAATTTGGACTTCGCACGTTTTATTAACGAAAATGACCAAGATGAAATTTTAATTAGAGCTGATAAAACTCCTAATAGTTGGGGTGCCGAAAATACTGGAATCAAACCTGGAAGCAGCGGACAAGATTTATCCGGGATCATTTCCGAAATAAAGAAAAACAATATTAAAGCTCTTCTTATAATGGAAGATAATATTGCTGTCATATCAGAAGATTATGCAAACGCTTTAAAAAAATTAGAACTATTAATAGTATTCGCGGTCAATGAAAACGAAACAACAAAACTTGCTCACATTGTTTTACCGGCATCAGCTTATGCTGAAAAAAATGGTACGTTTGTAAACTTTGAAGGAAGAATTCAAAGAATAAGACCGGCGGTTCTAACAACTGAAATGGAAAGGTCTCTTGAAGGAATGTCAATGAGCCGGTTAGATAAATTCGGAACTAAATACGATTCATGGGCAAGCGGAAAAAGAATAAATGCAAAACCAAGTTGGAAATTACTCTCGATGTTATCACAAGAAATGGGTGGCAACATCGATTACCAAATGGCTGAAGATGTTTTTGATGATATCGTAAAATCAAATAAAGATTTTAACGGATTGGATTATGATATTATAGGTGAACAAGGTGTAAAAATCGGCAATTTAATCAAAGTAAAAGAAACGGTTTAA